CCTTATGGCTGTTAGATGAGTCAGAGCAATTCAGGGAAATACAACTAAAAGAACCAGGGGCATTATTACTTATTCAGCAAATACGCGATGAAGCCCATCGGTTTGCTATTACTGGTCATCGTCAGCGCCGTGGTAAAGCTAGACAACGATCCCAACTTGAAGACATACCAGGCATTGGCACTAAACGTAGACAACAACTGTTGAAGTTTTTTGGAGGAATAAGTGGTGTTAAACAAGCATCTGCTCAAGAGTTAAGTAAAGTGCCAGGGGTAAGTATAAAGCTGGCTGAGGTTATTTATAATGCTTTACATCCAGAATAATCCCTCTAATATCATGTGCTTTAAACACTGGCCACAGTAATACAAGCAAATTGAGCTTTTGGCAAAACAATAATCGCTGTTATATGAATATCCCAAATATTTTAACCACATTAAGAATAGTACTAATCCCCATCATTGTGGTTATTTACTATGTACCGATGCCCTGGAGTTATCATGTTAGTGCCATTATTTTTGCAGTGGCTGCTATTACCGACTGGTTTGATGGATATTTAGCTAGAAAGCTCAATCAAACGACACCTTTTGGTGCATTTTTAGATCCGGTTGCTGACAAACTCATGGTTGCTGTTGCTTTGGTCTTGTTGGTTGAAGAGCACGCTAACTTTTGGTTGACCTTACCAGCTCTTATTATTATTGGTCGTGAAATCGTTATTTCAGCCTTGCGTGAGTGGATGGCAGAGTTAGGCAAGCGCACCAGTGTAGCGGTGTCTTTTATAGGCAAGCTTAAAACCACAGCACAAATGGTCGCTATCTTTGTGTTGTTAACTGCACCTGTAGGTATTGAAACGACAGGTTATTTTATTGGATTCGGGCTGCTATATGTGGCTGCCATTCTCACGCTATGGTCAATGGTGGTGTATTTAAAAGCAGCCTGGCCAGACCTTGACCCTTTTAAAAATACCCATGAAGTCACTAAAAGCAATGAAGAGTGAGAGAAATGTGAGGTAATGTAGAGCAATAAAGCTGCAATTTGTTGTGTTTTTGAACGATTAAACGATAGAAAAAATTATTTGCAAACAATAGCTTGACATAAAAGCCTAGTTGCCTAAAATACGCAGCACTTGAAGCGGGAATAGCTCAGTTGGTAGAGCACAACCTTGCCAAGGTTGGGGTCGCGAGTTCGAGTCTCGTTTCCCGCTCCAAAAAATATGGCTGGGTGGCAGAGTGGTCATGCAGCGGACTGCAACTCCGTGTACGCCGGTTCGATTCCGACCCCAGCCTCCATATTTTTACGGTTTGAATTCAATGCCCGGGTGGCGAAATTGGTAGACGCAAGGGACTTAAAATCCCTCGGAGGAATACTCCGTGCCGGTTCGACTCCGGCCCCGGGCACCATCTTAAAGAGTTGTAGCGTTATTGAACGCCAACTCAATCTAGCTTCATAATATTTCATAATACTTTTCATAATATCCAGTAGTCGCAAGCAAACGTTTGTTTGATCAACTGTCGTGTTTTTTGTCCTTTCGATTCACGGTTGGAACTACCCGAATTTTTCTGTCATATATTTCAGTTTGGGTGATGGTTTTATGGCCGCTAAACTCTTGTTTGTCGGAAAGGCTCCCCTCAAAGTCAGAAATACCTTTTGCTTTAATATCGTGAAAAGTAAAATCTAGATTAATATTTAATCCTTGCTCACTAATTTCTTGTCGTGCTCTTTTCTTAGCCAGATTCCAGTGATAACGAAAACCATCATAGCTGTATCGGGTACCATTAACTTTATGGATAACATTAAAGGAAGAAAGCCCTGGTAATGTTCTGGCTAATTTAATAGCTCTTCGCAAATCTTCAGACCATGCTTTAATTTGTTTTTTGCCAGTTTTTCCTTGTTTAATAAATATACCTTCCTCTTGAATTTGCTGGTAAGTCAAATGTAGTACGTCGCTAATGCGGGCTGCACAAAGGTATGATATTTCCATAACAATTTTTACGACTAGTGAAGCATGCTTGTAAATAAGCTCATATTCTTGATCAGTGATGTAGCGGTCTCTGGGTTTTTCTGTATATTTTTTAACGCCATGGCATGGATTTTTGTTTAGTCTTCCTCGCTCATATCCCCAGGAAAACACTTTACTTAAAAAGGCGTGTTCCCGATTTGCTTGCACTTTTGATTTTCTACCTCGCTTATCCATGTATTGACGAATATGTTGTGGCCTGATTCTGCTTAGGAGCATTCTCCCAAACACTTTATTTACTTTGTGAAAGTATTTTTCATAGTCTTTTCGTGTGGTTAAAGAAAGATCATACCATTCAGTTGAAGTCATGAATTCTTGGCACAAGCTAGTAAAGGAGGTGGACTGTTGTGTATATTTTTCTAGCTCTTCTTGATAACGCTTCAGTACTAAACTGCGGCTAGCATCTAAGTTGCAAAGCCTGATATTGCCACCACATTTTGGGTGGAATTCGTAAGCTGACTTACCACGATATACCCTGGGTGGTAGCCAGTTACTGCTTTCATCATTGCGTTTTCGGCCCATTTATCACTCCATCGAACTCCAGTCAGGCTCTTCTGTATCAAGTTTTTGCCGGTTGAGAGGGTTGTTAATATGGTGCCAGGTTGTCCTGATTGCTCCATCAAGCCTCTCTATATAAAAGATACCATGCTTTTCTAAAACTTCCCTTTGCTTGTAGGCCATCTTAGCACCAGTAATATCCTGAAGTTCACTCTCAGTAACTACTTGAGTTGCCTGTGGAGCCTCTTGCATAAATCCTCCTTAGCTCATTACTCCAAAAAAAGCTTGATTGGTTTTACTATTTCTACAAAAGCCAGTTTCAACCTCGTCCCGAAGTATTTTTATATGCTTCGGTGCACTAACACTTAACTTTGCCTGCCCCATTGATTTGGATAAACTCTCCCTATTACTGGGGTAGGGATAAACAGTTATTTCATGACTCAACTTAAAGGGGTGGCCAAACTCAATATCTTTAATACTAATATGGCCTCTATGTAAGGTTGTGAGCGTTACTCCGCCCACGCTTCTCGCTCGCAATACCAACTGGAAATCACCAACCTTTAGGGGTTCACCTATACGACGTGTTACAGTCAACATAATTAAACGGCTCCTAAATAGTGCACATAGAAAACACCTTGAAAATCTTGGGGGGGTGGCATTCCTGCTTTTTCGCAGTCACTTTCAATACCTCTAATTTGTTCGTGGGTAAGTCTAATCAAGTAAGGCTTATGCCCTTTATGCTTCTCAAAAAACTCAATATATTGGTAAATTTTCTTGATTAGTTGTTGGTTGTCTTGGCTAAGCTTTTTAAAGTTAAAAAAATATTTATTTGTTTTAGCTAAATTCAGCATTTTAACGATTGCCTGGTTAGCAATGCCTGCCGATTGATCAAGAATAAACTCAGTGACGCCTATTTCCTTTTTATCAGCTTTAGCTCGACGATAATTAAACACCCTAGTGCGTGGTTTCCATGGCTGTAAGCCTAATTTGTCATTGATCATCGCAATTCCTTTACTTTGAATTATTAAGATAAAATATTCTGCTAATGTATTATTTGGTTCAGGTCTAGCGACTGCTCCCTGCTAAACCATTGGTCATTATTAACAAGTTAAGGATTTACCTTCAATCACCATCAAGTCGCCAACACCAACTTGAATATTTTGGGTAACTTCGTAAAAAGCATCTTCAATCACCCGTTCAGGCTCTACCAGCTTGTACCACAACAACAGATTGCCTTCTTGTAGCCGATAATAAAGCTTGGCTTTCACTTCGTATTTTTCACCATTATGAAAAGGGGCTAGCCCTAATTTGATTTGTTCAGGTAATTCAACGGTTCCCTTTTGATTATCTTCACTATAGGTGAACTGGTATTCCCCAGTATTTAACCGCATAGCTGAGCCAAAAACCGCTTTACGGATAACATTAAATTTCAGGGCAATTTCCAATAGCTCGGCCCCGCTGGGGCTAACAATATCCTCGGCTCTTTCTTCGAGAAATTCGGCAAAGGAGGTTTGGTCCATTTTTTCATTATTTCTGTTCTGCCAAGCTTCCCATTCACGAGAAAGTGGGCAGCCATACTCAACTGTATGCTTACCACTTCTTGGCTCATCTTGTGAAACATGAAAATCAATAATGCCTTTAAATAAGTGAGACTGGTCGTCAGCAAATATGGTCGTATGAGGGTTTTTAAAACGGTTAACATACTCAATAAATGATTTAACCGTATTCATTTTCACATACTGCCGTGTTTTGATAGGGTGTGGCAGATAGTCTTCAATGCTCACCAACTTATAGTCACTACTTATAGCAACAAAGGGTATGCCTTCCTTATTATGTATGACTTGGCTAGCCCCTAATTTAATTAATTCTTGTACGTTATTGTGTTCCATGCTGTCTCCTTTTGCTTAAAGTGAAATTTACTGCTTATTAATTGATAGACTTCAGGTTTTGATTCGTGCTGGTTTCTGGCACTGTTTTAAGGTCTAACTCTGATTGTTTCGGATCATTTCGAAGTAAATCACCATCTGCAGTAGACCAAAAAATTGCTTGCGGCTGCTCATGCTGTGGAATACTTGATTTAATATTGGGGGTGATTTTTACGGTATCCTCATTATTTGCACTGAGCATTTGTACTTTGAGTTGCAGGGTAATACTGCCTGCTTTACAGGTATCTCTTACAGCCTGCACTAGTTCAGATAGTGTTTCAGTTAACTCACTATCCAGACTACCTCGATTGATGTATGCAACTGTTTGGCTAAAGGGAGTATTTTCATTCATTGATAAGAGCTCCTTTTTTAGGCAATAAAGTGCCGTGGCTCAATATTGAGCATTTAATAACTAATGTTTATTTAATTTAAAAAGTTGCTGGTTCTACAAATAATTTATGCCGAGTTTTATCAAGCACATATCTCATACGACGGCGCAGATTGTTATGAATAGCTAAATCAGCTTGATATTTTTCGGTTATTTTATCCCATAGTAAATCGGCTTCTGTTTTTCTCCTTCTTAGCTGCTGATTATTAATTATGTCGTTCTTAGGTAAGCGAGTAGCCATAGTCATGCCGCCACCGTGTTCTCTAGCATTATGCCGGCTTTGCCGCTGCTAACCATTTGTATAAATAACTGTAGAAATAGTTTATTTACATCGGTATCTTGATTATTAACGACCAAGCAGCCTTGCTCAGTATCAATATAAACCTCAATTACTGTCGTTATTTTGGGTGCCCGAGGAATCAGTCCAGTTCTAATTTCTTTCCGTAAACATTCAATTTGCAGTTTTGTTAGACGCTCTCCAGTAAGGTCTTTATGGTCTTCAACAGCTTCAATGACACGCTGCCTTAAAACAGTAGGTGATAATACCTTTTTCTCTAATTTAACTTTGAATACTGCTAATTTTTTTCGTGTTTCCAGGTAACTGCCTTTTTTAACCGGTACAAATCCATAACTTAATTCTTGATATTTACTACAAGGGGTAAACTCCGCATCTCTAACTCCACCTAATAACCGCTCAACAACATAATCAGCATTAGCTTTTAAGTGA
This genomic interval from Spartinivicinus ruber contains the following:
- the pgsA gene encoding CDP-diacylglycerol--glycerol-3-phosphate 3-phosphatidyltransferase is translated as MNIPNILTTLRIVLIPIIVVIYYVPMPWSYHVSAIIFAVAAITDWFDGYLARKLNQTTPFGAFLDPVADKLMVAVALVLLVEEHANFWLTLPALIIIGREIVISALREWMAELGKRTSVAVSFIGKLKTTAQMVAIFVLLTAPVGIETTGYFIGFGLLYVAAILTLWSMVVYLKAAWPDLDPFKNTHEVTKSNEE
- a CDS encoding tyrosine-type recombinase/integrase, translating into MGRKRNDESSNWLPPRVYRGKSAYEFHPKCGGNIRLCNLDASRSLVLKRYQEELEKYTQQSTSFTSLCQEFMTSTEWYDLSLTTRKDYEKYFHKVNKVFGRMLLSRIRPQHIRQYMDKRGRKSKVQANREHAFLSKVFSWGYERGRLNKNPCHGVKKYTEKPRDRYITDQEYELIYKHASLVVKIVMEISYLCAARISDVLHLTYQQIQEEGIFIKQGKTGKKQIKAWSEDLRRAIKLARTLPGLSSFNVIHKVNGTRYSYDGFRYHWNLAKKRARQEISEQGLNINLDFTFHDIKAKGISDFEGSLSDKQEFSGHKTITQTEIYDRKIRVVPTVNRKDKKHDS
- a CDS encoding DUF4224 domain-containing protein, encoding MQEAPQATQVVTESELQDITGAKMAYKQREVLEKHGIFYIERLDGAIRTTWHHINNPLNRQKLDTEEPDWSSME
- a CDS encoding DUF2303 family protein, producing MEHNNVQELIKLGASQVIHNKEGIPFVAISSDYKLVSIEDYLPHPIKTRQYVKMNTVKSFIEYVNRFKNPHTTIFADDQSHLFKGIIDFHVSQDEPRSGKHTVEYGCPLSREWEAWQNRNNEKMDQTSFAEFLEERAEDIVSPSGAELLEIALKFNVIRKAVFGSAMRLNTGEYQFTYSEDNQKGTVELPEQIKLGLAPFHNGEKYEVKAKLYYRLQEGNLLLWYKLVEPERVIEDAFYEVTQNIQVGVGDLMVIEGKSLTC
- the rdgC gene encoding recombination-associated protein RdgC, whose protein sequence is MYENATVYHLKANADYVVERLLGGVRDAEFTPCSKYQELSYGFVPVKKGSYLETRKKLAVFKVKLEKKVLSPTVLRQRVIEAVEDHKDLTGERLTKLQIECLRKEIRTGLIPRAPKITTVIEVYIDTEQGCLVVNNQDTDVNKLFLQLFIQMVSSGKAGIMLENTVAA